The region GGATGTGCTTCTCATAGCCCAGGCCGCCGCGGAACTGGCCGGCTCCCCCGCTGTCGACGGCCAGGGACAGCGACTCGACCCGGAAAGGGAACCGCGCCTCGGTGAACTCGGTCGGCAGGTTCCGGGAGTCGGGCACCACGTGGATGGTGTCCTCACCGTCCGCGTAGTAACGGCCGCCGGACCCGCCGCCCAGCACCTCGCGCATGAGATACGAGCGGCCGTGCAGGTCCTCGCCGTACACGCCGGTGTAACGGATCGTCTCCTGGTCGGCGGGCATCCGACCGTCCACCGCCTTGGCGACCACCCCGGCCAGCACCCCGAGCAGCCGCAGGATGACGAACGTGCGCGCGTTGGTGGGCGCGGGGAACACCGGCGTGAGCAGGGTGCCGGGCGGCGGGAAGCGCATCTCGATGAGCGGCACGATGCCCTCGTTGACGTCGAGTTCGGCCATCCGCTCCGGGGTGTCGGCCAGGTTCCGAAGGATCGGCGCCAGCCACTTCTTGAGGAAGACGCCGTCGCTGTAGTCGCCGCAGTGGTTGATCGGGCCCTTGGCCTGCGGCGAGGTGCCGCCGAAGTCGAGGATGAGCCGCTCCCCCTCCGGGTCGTCGGCCGGGGTGCGGGTGAGAGTGATCCGCTGGGTGTGCAGCTGCGGTTCGTCGACCCCGTCGTGCTCGGCGTAGTCCTCCCACACCCAGCTGCCGACCGGGATCTTGGACAGGATCTCGCGACGGTAGGTCTGGGTGGTCCGGCTGATGATGGCGTCGAAGCAGGATTCGACGGTGTCGACGCCGTACCGGTCGAAGAGTTCGCCGAGTCGGCGGGCGCCCATCAGGCAGGCCGAGCATTCGGCGTCGAGGTCGGCCGACAGCGACTCGGGCATCCGCGAGTTGCGGGTCATGATGGCCAGCGCGGCGCGGTTCGGCACGCCCGCGTCCCACAACCGGATCGGCGGGACCATCAACCCCTCCTCGAACACGCTGGTGGCGTGCGAGGGCATGGAACCGGGGACGGCGCCGCCGATGTCGTCGTGGTGGCCGAAGGCCTGCACGAACGCCACGACCCGACGATCCCCCGCCGGCCCGGCGAACACCGGGACGGTGACGCACAGGTCGGGCAGGTGCCCGATGCCGCCCTCGGAGCGGTAGACGTCGTTGTGGAAGAACACGTCCCCCTCCCGCATCTGCTCGATGGGGAAGTCACGGGCCACCGGGTGCACGAGCGCGGAGTACGACCGGCCGGTGAGCTTGCGGAGCAACCGGTCGTGGATGCCGGCCCGGAAGTCGTGGGCGTCCCGGATCATCGGGCTCCGGCTGGTCCGGGCGATCGCGGTCTCGACCTCCATCTCGACGGAAGCCAGTGACCCCTGGACGATCTCGACGAGCACCGGGTCGGCCCCGGCGCCGGCGTCGACGGTCAGCGAGGTGAACGGGAACTGGGTGGGGGCCCGGCGGCTCTCGCCGACGGATGGGGTCGTGGCGGAGGCCGGGCCCGTCGAACTGACGCCGGTCGAACAGGTGCACATCAGTTGCTCTCCTTCGACTCGAGCCGGGTGACGATGAGGTTGAGGTGGTCGTCGACGCGGACGCTGAAGCCGGGGTGCACGGGGACGGTCGACCCGAACTCCTCGATGATCACCGGGCCGTCGACGACGACCCCCGGCCGCAGGTCGGTCCGCCAGAGCACCGGGGTGTCGACGTACCCGCCGGCGGCGTCGAAACAGACTCCCCGCCGGGACTTCTCGGCCGGCACCCGGCCGTCACCCCACGGGTGTCGACGGATCTCCGGTCGCTGGATGGGGCCGATGCCCGACACCCGCAGGTTGACCCACTCGACCTGCTGGGTCGGGTCACCGGCGAAGTCGTAGCCGTAGAGCGCGGTGTGCTCGGCGTGGAACCGGCGGGCGACCTCGGCCAGCACGTCGGCGTCGATCGGCCCCTCGGGCACGGGGACCCGCACCTCGAAGGCCTGACCGAAGTAGCGGACGTCGGCGGTGCGCGAGTAGACGTGCTCCTCGGGTGGGAAGCCCTCGGTGGCCAGGGCCTTCGCGGCCTGCGCGGTGAGCCCGTCGTAGATGCCGGCGACGACGGCCGGGTCGAGCTCGTCCGGCAACGCCACATGGGTCTGCACGTAGTCGTTCTTGACGTCCACCGTCAGCAGGCCGAACGCCGAGACGTTGCCGGGGTTGGGCGGCACCAGGACGGCGGGCAGACCGAGCACGTCGATCAACCGGCACAGCAGGAGCGAGCCGGAACCACCGAAGGTGACCAGGACGAAGTCGCGGACGTCCAGGCCCCGCTTGACGGTGACCTGGCGCAGCGCGTTGGCCTGGTTCCAGGCGGAGATCTCCAGGATGCCGGTGGCGCAGGCCTCCGGGCTCAGACCCAGCTTGTCGGCGAGGATCTCGATGCCGCGGTGGGCGGCCTCGGTGTGCAGCTGGATCTCGCCGCCCAGCAGGTGCGGCGGGATGCGGCCGAGGAACACGTGGGCGTCGGTGATGGTGACGTCCTGACCACCCTTGCCGTAGCAGAGCGGACCGGGATCGGCGCCGGCCGACTGCGGCCCGACCTTGAGGGTGCCCTCGGGCGACAGCCAGGCGATGGAGCCGCCGCCGGCGCCGACGGTGACGACATCGATCATCGGGATCTTGGACGGGAACGCCCCGACCGATCCCTCGGTGGTCAGCGTCGGCTCGCCGTCGATGACGACGCTGACGTCGGTGGAGGTGCCGCCGCCGTCGGAGGTGAGCACCTTGTCGAACCCGGCGACCTTGGCGATCAGCGCGGCTCCGAGCGCCCCGGCCGCCGGGCCGGAGAGCACCGTGGTGATCGGCTGGTGGACGACCTCGTCGGCGGACAGCACCCCGCCGTTGGACTTCATGACGTAGAAGGGGATGGTCCGGCCGTCGAGGGCGTTGAGCCGCTGGGCGATGTTGCGGACATAGGCGGACAGGCGCGGCTTCACGGCGGCGTCGACGAGAGTCGTCATGGCCCGCTCGTACTCGCGGTACTCGCGCAGCACCTCGCTGGACACCGACACCACCGCACCGGGATGTTCCTGCGCGAGGATGGCCCGCATCCGGTCCTCGTGATCGGAGTTGGCGTAGGCGTGCAGGAAACAGACGCCCAGCGTGTTGACGCCCTGATCGCGGAACCACCGGGCGACGGCCCGAGCCCCGCCCTCGTCGAAGGGGCGCACCTCCTCGCCGTCGACGCCGAGCCGGCCCTCCACCCCTTTCACCAGATGGCGCGGGACGATGCGGTCGGGCTTGACCCAGAAGTAGGAGTTGCCGTACCCGTCGGGCACGGACTGCCGGGCGATCTCCAGCATCGCCTCGTATCCGGCGTTGGTGATCAAGCCGAGCCGGTCGACCTTGCCCTCCAGGAGCTGGTTGGTCGCGACCGTCGTCCCGTGGCTGACCGCGTCGACGTCGGCGGCGCTCCCCCCGACGAGGGCGAGCACCTTGTCGATCCCGGCCAGGAATCCGTCGGCCGGGTTGCTGGGTGTCGACGGGGTCTTGGTGGTGACCAGCTCCCCCGACTCCTCGTCGAAGGCGACGACATCGGTGAACGTGCCGCCGGTGTCGATGCCGATCCGGATGCTCCGGGCCATGACTGCTCCTGTTCCGCGACGTCGCCCCGTGCCGTCGTCTGTCTGAGGTTGGATTCAACCGACCACCCGGACCCGGGACCACAGCAATTCTTGCCGTCGTCCGCCCACATGTTGTCCAACTCTTGCCAGGTCGGCGCGCGGAGCCGCGCCGTAGTCTTGACCCGTGGCTCCCGAATCCGCCGCCGACATGTCCGAGCTGTTGCAGGGCACCGGGTATCTCAGCGACGACGCGCTGGCCACGGTCACCTTCCTGGCCCTGCGGATGCAGCGTCCGGTCCTGCTGGAGGGCGAGCCGGGGACGGGCAAGACGGCGCTGGCCGAGGCGCTCGCCCAGGCGCTGTCGATCCCACTGGTGCGGTTGCAGTGCTACGAGGGCATCGACGCCGCGCAGGCGCTCTACGACTGGAACTTCCCGCAGCAGATCCTGCACCTGCGGGCACTGGAGGCGGCCGGCGGCGTCACCCGCGAGACCGTCGCCGAAGCCGAGCAGAGCGTCTACAGCGAACGTTTCCTTTCCGCCCGGCCGGTGCTGCAGGCCCTGCAGCAGAGTCCGGCGGTGCTGCTGATCGACGAGATCGACCGGGCCGACGACGAGTTCGAGGCTTTCCTGTTGGAAGTGCTCTCGACGTACCAGGTCTCGATCCCCGAGTACGGCACGGTCAGTGCCAAGACACCGCCGGTGGTGGTGCTGACCTCCAACCGCACCCGCGAACTGCACGACGCCCTCAAGCGCCGCTGCCTCTACCACTGGGTCGACCACCCGGACCTGGACCAGGAGCTGCGCATCGCCCGGTCCCGGGCGCCGGAGGTGTCGGAGACGCTGCGCCGCCAGGTCGTCGAGGTCGTCCAGCGCCTGCGTACCGCGGAATCCCTACAGAAGCCACCCGGGGTCGCCGAGACCCTGGACTGGGCGCGGGCCCTGCACCACCTCGGCGCCGCCGAACTCGATCTGGCCTCGGCCGCGGCCACTCTCGGCGCCCTGGTGAAGTACCGGGAGGATGTCGATCGGGTGCGGCTGGCGCTGGACCGGCTGCTGCGACCGTGAGCGCTATGGATGATCGCTCTCGCCGACGTTGCGGAACCGGCGTCTTCATCCCGAGGGGCATCCGCCTACGCCATAGCGCAGTCACTGATATCGCCTTCCGGCCAACCGGCCGGCCTGCTTGATCCTGCGCACCCTTGTTCTGCTCTGCGCAGGCGCTGGCCGTCATCCCGCCATCAGCGGCAGGTAAAGTGAAAAGAAGTGAAAGCTTGGTAAAGGGGGTAGCGGGTGGAGAACCCGTTCCGGCCGTCGTTCGGCGTCAACCCGCCGCTGCTGGTCGGCCGCGACGCCGAGCTGCTGGACTTCGTTGACGCGCTCGAGTCTGGCCCTGGTGCTCCTGGTAGGGCAACCCTGTACACCGGTCTGCGCGGGGTCGGGAAGACCGTGATGCTCAACGAGGCCGAGTCCCTGGCCCGGGAACGGGGATGGGTGGTCGTCTCCGAGACCGGAGTGCCCGGCATCGTCGATCGCCTCGTCCAATCCCGCCTGCCCGAAGTCGCCGCCCAGCTCGAGGTAGCCGTCGGCGGTGCGGAAACCCGCCGGCGACTCACCTCCGTGAGCCTGCCGTTCCACCTGGGCGGCGTGACATGGCAACCGCCGGCTGCCGCCCAACAGCTCGATCTGCGGGCCCAGATCAACGCCCTGACCGACCATCTCGCCGATCACAGCACCGGTCTGCTCATCACCGTCGACGAGCTACACCGAGCCGACCGAGCCGGCATGCGCGAGTTGGTGGCCACCCTGCAGCACTGCTTCCGCGAACAGCGCCCCATCGCCTTCGCCGGCGCCGGCCTGCCCGCCGCCATTACCGACCTCCTCAACGACGATGTCCTGACCTTCCTGCGCCGAGCCGACCGCCACCACCTGGGCGCCGTCGACCCCGCCGACGTATCCGACGCCCTCCGCACCCCGCTCCATGCCGCCGGATACGAGATCACCGACGCAGCGCTCGACATGGCCACCCGCGGCACGGGGGGTTACCCGTTCCTCATCCAGCTGGTCGGCTACTGGACGTGCAGGACCCTCACCAACGGCCAACCGACCACGCTGATCGACACCACCGCGGCTGCCGCCGGCGTCCAGGCTGCGCGAAGACGCCTGGGATCACTGGTCCACGAACCTGCCCTGCAGGACTTGTCCGACGTCGACCGGACCTTCCTGACCGCCATGGCCCTGGACCAGGGCCCGTCTCGCACCGCGACTATCGCCGACCGAATGGGGGTCGACACCAATTACGCCGCTCAGTACCGCCGGCGATTGATCGCCGCCGATCTGATCACCCCCGCCGGGCACGGCCGTATCGACTACACCCTGCCCCAGCTCCGCGAGTACCTCCGTGAGCACGCCGCCAGCTCGGTCGATCATGAGGACCTGCAGCCCGCGGCCCCAGAACATCCGTCACCCTCGACCGGCATGTAGGAGACCCCCGCTGATGACCGCCCGCGAGACCAGCCGCTACAAGGTCCACGTCCTGGTACCGGGCTCGGTCGTCGACACTGATGCCGTGGGCTGACGTCAACCTACTGGTGACGCTCCTGAGGCTTCACGGCTGACATGCCGATCCTGTCCGCCCTGGCCAAGCAGCGTAGCTGCGGTTGCCCCCGGCCCAGCCTCCACGGCACGGCGACAACGCGGGTTCGCAGCGTCGGAACTCCACACTGCTGAGTACGGTCGGACCATGATCAGCCGCGACGCCGACGAGGTACTCCTCGCCTTCGTCCACGCCCTCCGGGTGGCCGGCGTCGCAGTGACTCCCGATCGCGCACAGACATTCCTGGCCGCTGTCGCGGTGGTCGGGGCCGACACCGCCCGGGGCGTTCATTTGGCCGGGCGGGCGACGCTGTGCGCCAGCCCGGACGACCTGGCCCGTTTCGACCTGGTCTTCCCGGCCTTCTTCTCCCGGCACGCCGGACCCCGGCAGGCCCCGGCCGACCGGTCCCGCACGACCGCCCGGGCGCCGCTGCCCGACCGCGACGGGGACTCCGGCCCGGAAGAGGGCGAGAGCGAGGTCATCCGGGCGCTGGTCAGCGACACCGACGTGCTGCGCAGCCGGGACATCGCCGAGCTGTCCGCGGACGATCGCCGGCGTCTCGCCGGGTTGTTCGCGTCGTTGCACCCGCGGCCGCCCCTGCGGCGGACGGCCCGGCATCAGCGTTGGCACCGCGGTGAAGTGGATGTCGGCCGAACCCTGCGGAACGCGCTCCGGCAGGGCGGCGAAGCGGCCGAATTGGCCCGGCGCCGGCGTGGGCGCCGACCCCGCCGGGTCATCCTGCTGGTCGACGTCTCCGGCTCGATGCGGGCCTACGCCGACGCCCTGCTGCGCTTCGCCCACCGCTGCACCGTCGCGACCCGCCGCCAGGGCGGGACGGTCGAGACCTTCACCGTCGGAACGCGTCTGACGCACGTGACTCGTGCCCTGCGGACCGAGGACCCCGAGCGAGCGCTCGCCGCGGCCGGGGCCACCGTGCCCGACTGGTCGGGCGGCACCCGGCTGGGCGAATCGCTGCAGGTGTTCCTCGACCGGTGGGGCCGGCCCGGGATGGCCCGCGGCGCGGTGGTCGTCGTGTTCAGCGACGGGTGGGAACGGGGCGAACCCGACCTGCTCGCCGACCAGGCCGCCCGACTCCGACGCATCGCCCACCGGGTGATCTGGGCGACCCCGCACCAGGGCCGAGCAGACTACGAACCCGTCCAACGCGGCGTGCTCGCCGTGCTACCGCACTGCGACCATTTCGTCGCCGGGCATTCGCTGGCCGCGTTCGCCGAAGTGGCTGAGCTCGTCGCCCGGTCCTGACAGCTGCGGACCGGGCCTCGGCTACGGCCAACGACACACACCCGTAACCACAGACACGGCGAGCAGTAACACAGCCGGTGTCCACTGTCATGAGCCAACGCCTCATCACAGTGGTCCGAAGTTCGGGTTCCTCGCGCTCCGACCGCACTGTGTCGCGTCCGATTGTCACTGGTCGTCCCGACCGACTCGAACCCGGAAGGTCTCTGCATGGACACCGGAAGTACCGCCTGGATCCTGGCCGCATCAGCGGCCGTCGCCCTGATGATCCCCGGCCTCGCCCTGTTCTACGGCGGGATGACCGCCGCCCGCAGCACGCTCAACATGATGATGATGGTCTTCGGCGCCGTGGCCCTGACCGGTGTGCTGTGGGTGCTGTACGGCTACTCCGCCGTCTTCGGCAATTCCCTGGGCGGCCGCGGCCTGCTCGGCGATCCGACCGAGTACCTCGGGCTCGGGCAGCTGATGGCCCCGACCCCGGATGCCACGCTGCCGCCCATGCTGGTCGCCGCCTTCCAGGCGTTGTTCGCCGCCATCACGGTGGCCCTGGTCGCCGGCGCCGTGGCCGACCGCATGAAGTTCGGCCCGTGGATGGTCTTCAGCGGCCTGTGGGTCACGCTGGTCTACTTGCCCGTCGCGCACTGGGTCTTCGCCTTCGACGCCCCCGACGGTTCGGTCACCGGCGGATGGATCGCCAACCAGCTCAAGGCCATCGACTTCGCCGGCGGCACCGCCGTCCACATCAACGCCGGGATCGCCGGTCTGGCCGTCGTGCTCGTCCTGGGTCGACGGCTCGGCTGGCCGCGCTCTCCCCGCCCCCACAACCTGCCCGCCACGGTGCTGGGTGCCGGCATCCTGTGGTTCGGCTGGTTCGGGTTCAACGCCGGCTCCGCGCTCGCCGCCGGGACAGCGGCGTCCGTGGTGTTCATGACGACGTTCGTCGCCGCCTGCGCCTCGCTGCTGGCCTGGCTGGTCGTCGAGAAACTCCGCGACGGCCATGCCACCACCCTCGGCGCGGCGTCCGGCCTGATCGCCGGGCTCGTCGCGATCACCCCGTCCTGCGGCGCGGTGTCCCCGATCGGCGCGATCGTGATCGGCCTGATCGCCGGCGCGGTCTGCCCGCTGGCCATCGGGCTCAAGCGGCGCTTCGGCTACGACGACGCTCTCGACGTCGTCGGGGTGCACCTGGTCGGGGGCATCATCGGCACCCTGCTCATCGGACTGCTGGCCACCGACGCCGCCCCCAACGGCCGGTCCGGACTGTTCTACGGCGGGGGCTGGGAGCTGCTCGGGGAGCAGGCCGTCGCGGCCGGCTCGGTGATGGCGTACTCGTTCGTCGTCACCCTGCTGATCGCGCTGGTGCTGCACAAGACCATGGGGCTGCGGGTCGACGCGGAAACCGAACGCGCCGGGGTCGACCTCGTGCTGCACAGCGAGACCGCCTACGACCTGGGCTCGGCCGGCGCCGGCGAGGACGACGGTTCCGTCGTCCCGGCTTCCGGGGCGCACCACCAGAAGCTGGTGGCCCCGCACACCGCCTGATGCGGGATCGGCAGTGATCGATGGCGGCGCCGGGTTTCCCGGCGCCGCCATCTCCTTTTCTCGACCCCGAGCGGCGTGCCCGCCGCGCCCCCGATCCTGCGCACCGTCCGGGAGGACACTGTGACCATGACAGTCGAGGACCTGGCCAGAGACGAGTCCGGCGCGGAAGCGGTCGGCACCGGCTCCCCGGCCCGCGAGATCCGTCGCGAACCATCCGGCCCCCGCGAGGGCGACCTCGAACGGAGCATCGCTGCCCAGGTCCGCTTCTACCGGTCCGCGGCGGGCCTGTCGGTGGCCGACATGGCCGAGCGCGTCGGCATCTCCAAGGCGATGCTGTCGAAGATCGAGAACGCGCAGACGTCCTGCAGTCTCACCACTCTGGCCCGGCTCGCCGCGGGACTCGAGGTGCCGGTGACCGCCCTGTTCCGGGGGATCGACGCCGAGCGGGAGGCGGTGTTCGTCCCCGCCGGCCATGGCGCGCGGATCGTCCGCCGAGGGTCCCGCCAGGGGCACCTCTACGAGCTGCTCGGCGCCCTGCGGGGGCCGCACAAGCGCATGGAGGCCGTCCTCGTCACGTTGACCGAGGCCTCGGAGGTGTTCCCGCTCTTCCAGCACCCCGGCACCGAACTGCTCTTCATGCTGGAGGGCCGCATGATCTACGGGCACGGCGAGACCCGCTACACCTTGCAACCCGGGGACGCGTTGCAGTTCGACGGTGAGGGCCCCCACGGCCCCGAGGAGCTGTCCGAGGTCCCGGTGCGCTTCCTGTCGGTCACCGCGTACGGCGACGCGCCGGCGTCGCCCTGACCGAGCGGATCCGGGCGCTGCGAGCCGCTGTTCGGCCGTCGCACCCGTGCCTGACCACCGGGCGCGCAGACAGGTAGGCGCCCGCTCGGGGCCTGGAGGAATCCCGAGCGGGCGCCTGGTCCGGTGGCCGTCCTGCGGCCTTCTCAGGGTCGTTCAGCGGGAGCTCCGTCGGCGAGCAGATCGGCCAGCACATCGGCCAGCGCGAGCGCTCCCCGGTCGGCGTCGACGTCCTCGACGGTCTCCTCCGGTGAGTGGGAGATGCCGGTGGGGTTGCGGACGAACAGCATCGCCGACGGGACCCGAGCGGCGAGGACCCCGGCGTCGTGACCGGCCCCGGTGTCGAGCACCGGCGCCCCGCCCAGGGTCCGGGCCATGCGTGCGCCGAGCTGCGGGTCGAGATCGACGGTGGGACTGAGCGATTCCTGCCGGACCTCGACCGCACAGCCCTCGATCGCGGCGGCCCCCTGCGCGGCGGCGGTGATCTCGGCGACCACCGCGGCGGTGACCAGGTCGTCGACATGCCGGGCGTCCAACCAGAGGTCGACCCGGGAGGCGATGACGTTGGTCCCGCCGGGCACCGGCTGGATGCGGCCCACCGTGGCACGAGCCCCCGGGTGCCGGCCGGCGATCCGCCGGACGGCGACGACCACCTCCGCGGCGACCAGCAGCGGGTCCCGGCGGTCAGCCATCAGCGTGGTGCCGGCGTGGTTGCCCTGCCCGGTGATGCTGATCCGCCATCGGCCGTGCCCGAGGATGGCGGCGCCGACCGCGACCGGGGCGTCCAGGTCGATCAGGCCCCGCCCCTGTTCGACGTGCAGTTCGACGAAAGTACCGATCCGTCCGAGGGTCTCGTCGTCACGGCCGATCGCGGCCGGATCGAGCCCGGCCGCCGTCAACGACTGGGCGTAGGTGACACCGTCGGCGTCGGTGAGCGCCAGGGCCCGCTCGGGTTCCAGGACGCCGCTGAGCAGCCGGGACCCCAGGCAGGCGACCCCGTAGCGGGATCCCTCCTCCTCGGGGAAGACGGCGACGGCGAGCGGTCGGGCGGGCTGCACACCGCGGGCCTGCAGGACGTCGACCGCGCGCAACGCGGACGCCACCCCGAGGGGACCGTCGAACGCTCCCCCGCCCGGCACCGAGTCCAGGTGGCTACCGGTGACCACCGCGTCCTGCAGCGGCGCTCCGGCCGGGTTCCACCAGGCCCACACGATGCCGTTCCGGTCGACCGTGAGGTCGAGGCCACGGCGCGTGGCGGCATCGGTGAACCAGTCGACCAGCGTCCGCTCCCCGGACGAGAAGACCGGACGGGAGTAGCCGCCGCGGACCGGATCCCGCCCGACGTCGGCGATCTCGGCCAGCAGGTCGGCCGTCGTCGGACCGGGGACGGGCGCAACGGGGTCAGACACCGGCGGTCTCCCGCTGGACGCCGAAGCGCGGCACCACAGCGGTCCCGGCGAGTGCCGTGTCGGCCGCCCAGCGGCCGAGCAACGGCGCGAACTTCGCTCCGTGCCCGGAGCAGGCCGACAGCACGGTCACGTCGTTCGCGGTGTCGATGACGAAGTCCTCCGACGGGGTCGTGGTGAACAGACAGGTGGTCTCGGCGTAGGGCTCGGGGTCCAGGCCGGGGAGGAACTCGCGCACGTACTCGACGACCCGGGCCCGATTGGCCTGATCGACGGTGCCGCTGCCGTGCGTGGCCGATCCGATGACCGACCCACCTTCGTACTCGGCGACCTTCTGGCCCCGGAAGCCGGCGTCGCGGTCGCCGGGCAGCGAATAGACCGCCATCTCCGGCCGCTTGTGGATCAGCGTGGGCCAGCGCGCTGCACCCTGGTCGCGGTAGGGGAAGTGGAAGGCGTTCTCCTCCCGCACGGTGAACCCCGGGATCGCGGCCCGGAACCCGGCCGGCAGGTCGAGTCCGTCCAGCAGGTCGGGCAGCCAGCCTCCCGCGGCGATGACGACGTGGTCGGCGTCGACGGTGCGCCCGTCGGCCGCCCGGGCCGACAGCCCCGTTGGCGTGCGGGTGAGACCCGCGACCGAGAAACCGCTCTCGACGTGGGCACCGTGCGACTGGGCCTGTCCGAGCATCGCGTGCACGGTGCTCTCGGCGTCGATCACCCATCCGGGATGGGCCAGGACGTCGGTGTCGGGACGCAGTCCGGCCCAGCGGCCGCGGGCCTGGTCCGGGGTAAGCAGCTCGTGCGCCACCCCGGCTCGGGCCAGCACCGCGGCCAGGGCGGCGGGATTCCGGGTGACGCCGTAATCCAGGGCGACGGTCGGGGTCAGCACCTGAGTACCGGACACCTCGGCCAGCTCCCGCCACCCGGCGGTCGCCTCCTGCACCCACTGGACGTAGTCCAGGTCCGGGTAGGCGAACCGCAGGATCCGGGCGGACCCGTGCGAGCTGCCCGCGGCGGACGCGGGGACGTCCCGCTCGACGACGGTGACCGCGTGCCCGCGGCGGGCCAGGTGCCAGGCCGCGGACGCCCCGGCCAGACCCGCTCCGACGACGAGGAACCGCCGCCGGTCGCCCGCGGGACCGTTCCCTGCACTCATCAGGGCCTCACACCTGTCCGGGGATCCAGCTGGTGCCCGCGAGCGGACGGCGGGTCATCGCCGCCGCCTCGATGGTCAGCGCGACCAGGTCCTCGGGCTCCAGGTGGTGCAGGTGGGCCTTGCCGCAGGCCCGCGCGATGATCTGCGCCTCCATGGTCATGACCCGCAGGTAGTTCGCGAGCCGGCGGCCGGCGACCTCGGGGTCGAGATTGAGCTGCAGCTCGGGATCCTGCGTGGTGATGCCGGCCGGGTCCTTCCCGGCCTGCCAGTCGTCGTAGTACCCGGCGGCCGAGCCCAGCTCGCGGTACTTGGCGTCCAGCGCCGGATCGTTGTCGCCCAGGGCGATGAGCGCGGCGGTGCCGATGGCGACCGCGTCCGCTCCCAGGGCCAGGCACTTGGCCACGTCGGCCCCGTTGCGCACGCCGCCGGAGACGATGAGCTGGACCTTGCGGTGCATGCCCATCTCCTGCAGGGCCCGCACCGCGTCGCCGATGGCAGCCAGGGTGGGGATGCCGACGTGCTCGATGAAGACGTCCTGGGTGGCGGCCGTGCCGCCCTGCATGCCGTCGACGACGACGACGTCCGCCCCGGCCTTCACAGCCAGCTTCACGTCGTAATAGGGGCGGCTCGCGCCGATCTTGACGTAGATCGGCTTTTCCCAGTCGGTGATCTCGCGCAGCTCACCGATCTTGATGGCCAGGTCGTCGGGGCCGGTCCAGTCCGGGTGCCGGCAGGCCGAACGCTGGTCGACACCGGCGGGCAGCGTCCGCATGCCGGCGACCCGTTCGGTGATCTTCTGGCCGAGCAGCATCCCCCCGCCGCCGGGCTTGGCCCCCTGGCCGAGGACGATCTCGATGGCGTCGGCGGCCCGCAGGTGGTCGGGGTTCATCCCGTAGCGGGACGGCAGGTACTGGTAGACCAGGTGCTTGGAGTGGCCGCGTTCCTCGTCGGTCATCCCGCCGTCACCGGTGGTGGTGGAGGTGCCGACGGCGCTGGCGCCGCGACCGATGGCCTCCTTGGCCCGACCGGACAGCGCGCCGAAGCTCATCCCCGCGATGGTCACCGGGGTGGCCAGCCGCAGCGGGTACTTGGCGTGGAGATCGCCCAGCACCACGTCGGTGTCGCACCGCTCGCGGTAACCCTCCAGCGGGTACCGGGACATGCTGGCCCCCAGGAACAGCAGGTCGTCGAAGTGCGGCAGCGGGCGCTTGGCGCCCCCACCGCGGATGTCGTAGATGCCGGTACGGGCGGCGTGCTGGATCGCGGCGATGGTGCGACGGTCGAAGGTCGCCGACTCACGGAGCCCGGCGGCGGCCGGGTCGAAGGAGTTGTCGGTCATGGGATGTCGGTCTCCGGGGCTCGTGGCTGAGGTGTCTCGAGAACTCAGTAGCTCGAGGCGTTGTCGACGTGGAAGTGGTACAGCGTGCGGGCGGAGCCGTATCGGGTGAACTCGGCGGGGTCGTCGTCCCGGCCGGCGGCGGACAGCAGTTCGGCCAGCTCGGCGAGGTGCTGCTCGCGCATCGGCTTGGCGATGCAGTCCGCGCCCAGGGAGGCGACCGTGCCCTTGACGTAGATGCG is a window of Nakamurella flava DNA encoding:
- a CDS encoding hydantoinase B/oxoprolinase family protein, coding for MCTCSTGVSSTGPASATTPSVGESRRAPTQFPFTSLTVDAGAGADPVLVEIVQGSLASVEMEVETAIARTSRSPMIRDAHDFRAGIHDRLLRKLTGRSYSALVHPVARDFPIEQMREGDVFFHNDVYRSEGGIGHLPDLCVTVPVFAGPAGDRRVVAFVQAFGHHDDIGGAVPGSMPSHATSVFEEGLMVPPIRLWDAGVPNRAALAIMTRNSRMPESLSADLDAECSACLMGARRLGELFDRYGVDTVESCFDAIISRTTQTYRREILSKIPVGSWVWEDYAEHDGVDEPQLHTQRITLTRTPADDPEGERLILDFGGTSPQAKGPINHCGDYSDGVFLKKWLAPILRNLADTPERMAELDVNEGIVPLIEMRFPPPGTLLTPVFPAPTNARTFVILRLLGVLAGVVAKAVDGRMPADQETIRYTGVYGEDLHGRSYLMREVLGGGSGGRYYADGEDTIHVVPDSRNLPTEFTEARFPFRVESLSLAVDSGGAGQFRGGLGYEKHIRMLKDGHFMSIADRSILGCWGVKGGKAGKPFQVTIDPGGPNEREIDALADSEPISAGEVVRIRTTGGGGWGDPLQRDPALVVRDVQWHKVSAAAALADYGVVLTGSLDDDTLGYDDAATRRERQGRSTAGTAFFDRGPGYSTLAGGASHAAVDVPMAAAR
- a CDS encoding hydantoinase/oxoprolinase family protein, with protein sequence MARSIRIGIDTGGTFTDVVAFDEESGELVTTKTPSTPSNPADGFLAGIDKVLALVGGSAADVDAVSHGTTVATNQLLEGKVDRLGLITNAGYEAMLEIARQSVPDGYGNSYFWVKPDRIVPRHLVKGVEGRLGVDGEEVRPFDEGGARAVARWFRDQGVNTLGVCFLHAYANSDHEDRMRAILAQEHPGAVVSVSSEVLREYREYERAMTTLVDAAVKPRLSAYVRNIAQRLNALDGRTIPFYVMKSNGGVLSADEVVHQPITTVLSGPAAGALGAALIAKVAGFDKVLTSDGGGTSTDVSVVIDGEPTLTTEGSVGAFPSKIPMIDVVTVGAGGGSIAWLSPEGTLKVGPQSAGADPGPLCYGKGGQDVTITDAHVFLGRIPPHLLGGEIQLHTEAAHRGIEILADKLGLSPEACATGILEISAWNQANALRQVTVKRGLDVRDFVLVTFGGSGSLLLCRLIDVLGLPAVLVPPNPGNVSAFGLLTVDVKNDYVQTHVALPDELDPAVVAGIYDGLTAQAAKALATEGFPPEEHVYSRTADVRYFGQAFEVRVPVPEGPIDADVLAEVARRFHAEHTALYGYDFAGDPTQQVEWVNLRVSGIGPIQRPEIRRHPWGDGRVPAEKSRRGVCFDAAGGYVDTPVLWRTDLRPGVVVDGPVIIEEFGSTVPVHPGFSVRVDDHLNLIVTRLESKESN
- a CDS encoding AAA family ATPase, producing MSELLQGTGYLSDDALATVTFLALRMQRPVLLEGEPGTGKTALAEALAQALSIPLVRLQCYEGIDAAQALYDWNFPQQILHLRALEAAGGVTRETVAEAEQSVYSERFLSARPVLQALQQSPAVLLIDEIDRADDEFEAFLLEVLSTYQVSIPEYGTVSAKTPPVVVLTSNRTRELHDALKRRCLYHWVDHPDLDQELRIARSRAPEVSETLRRQVVEVVQRLRTAESLQKPPGVAETLDWARALHHLGAAELDLASAAATLGALVKYREDVDRVRLALDRLLRP
- a CDS encoding ATP-binding protein, which translates into the protein MENPFRPSFGVNPPLLVGRDAELLDFVDALESGPGAPGRATLYTGLRGVGKTVMLNEAESLARERGWVVVSETGVPGIVDRLVQSRLPEVAAQLEVAVGGAETRRRLTSVSLPFHLGGVTWQPPAAAQQLDLRAQINALTDHLADHSTGLLITVDELHRADRAGMRELVATLQHCFREQRPIAFAGAGLPAAITDLLNDDVLTFLRRADRHHLGAVDPADVSDALRTPLHAAGYEITDAALDMATRGTGGYPFLIQLVGYWTCRTLTNGQPTTLIDTTAAAAGVQAARRRLGSLVHEPALQDLSDVDRTFLTAMALDQGPSRTATIADRMGVDTNYAAQYRRRLIAADLITPAGHGRIDYTLPQLREYLREHAASSVDHEDLQPAAPEHPSPSTGM